The Mycolicibacterium cosmeticum DNA window TCGCCAGGTGCGGGGCCGGCTGCTCGATGTGCTGCGGGCCAGCGCGACACCGGTGACCCGCGCGGCCCTGGACGTCGCGTGGTTGTCGGATACCGCGCAGCGGGACCGCGCCCTGCACTCGCTGCTGGTCGACGGACTGGTGGAGCAGACCCCGGCCGGGCTGTTCGCCCTTGCGGGCGAGGGCGAGACTCAGGACGCCCGCGCGAACCGGCGCCGGTAGTCCGACGGGGTCACGCCGATGACCCGGCGGAAGTGGTGGCGCAACAAGGTGGCGGTGCCGAAGCCCGACCGGTCGGCGACCCGGTCGATGTCCAGATCGGTTTCCTCGAGCAGGCGCCGCGCGTAGAGCACCCGCTGGTCGGTGACCCATTGCATGGGCGTGGTCCCGGTCTCCTCGACGAAGCGCCGGGCAAAGGTGCGCGCTGACATGCTGGCGCGGGCGGCCAGGGTGGCCACCGTGTGCGGTTCCTTCAGATTGGCCAGAATCCAATCCAGTTGCGGAGCAAAACCTTCCGAACATCGGATCGGGATGGGTTGGTCGATGTACTGACGCTGACCCCCGTCGCGCTGCGGTGGTACCACCATCCGGCGGGCGATCTTGTTGGTCACCTCGCTGCCGAGTTCGCGCCGGACCAGATGCAGGCAGGCGTCGATCCCGGCGGCGGTCCCCGCGCTGGTGATCAGGTTGCCGTCGTCGACGAAGAGCACGTTGCGGTCCACCCGCGCGGTGGGATACATCATGGCGAGTTCATCGGCATGCATCCAGTGGGTGGTGCACGGCCGCCCGTCCAACAACCCGGCTGCCCCGACGACGAACGCGCCGGAACAGACGGTCAGGATGATCGACCCGGCCGCCGCTGCGGCGCGCAGCGCCTCCAGCGCCACCTCCGGGTAGGGGCCGTACTGGGTGCTGACCGCGGGGACGGCCACCAGGTCGGCGCCGACCAGCGCGGAGAAGTCATGGTCCGGCGTGACCTGCGCGCCCACCGACGTGCGCACCGGCTGACCGGCCACCGGCCCGCAGATCTTGAAGTCGAAATTGGGCACACCGTCGGCGGAGCGGTCGATCCCGAAGACCTCGCAGATGACGCCGAACTCGAAAATCGCTAGACCGTCCAGCACCATCGCCGATACGCTTTTAATCATGGCAGCATCTTATCCAACTGGGGCAGTGCTGCCACTGTTCGGCTGGATATCGACTGTCGAAGAATTACTGCCATGACCGTTGCACTCGCCATCCTCATCCTGCTGGCTCCGTTCGCGCTCGCCATCGCACTCGGCTGGCTGGCCAACCGGTCGCACGTCCTGCGACTGCACCTCGACCAGTTCCGGGTTCCGACCTCGACATGGGACCGGCTCTTCGACGCCGACCCCGACGCGAGCCGGATGCATCACGACCTGGACGCGATCCGCACCCGGTTCGAGCAGGCCCCGTCCTGGCCCACCTCAGGCGTGCTGGGCGAACGTCGCTAGGAAGGCTTCCACGGCGGCGCGGTATTCCACCGGAGCGTCGTCGTGGATCAGGTGGCCGGCGCCGGGGACCCGCACATACGTTGTGCGGTAACCGGTTTCGGCCATCCGTTCCATCTGGCCCGGCGGGGCCACCGTGCCACCGGCCTCGATCAGCAGCGTCGGGACCCGGACCGCCTGCCACTGCTCCCAGTAGTCCCGCAGACCCCACTGCCCCGCGATCTCGATCCACCGCGCGGGGTGCCCGTGCAGGCGCCATCCGGTCTCGGTCCGGTCGAAGGCATCCAGGAAGTACTGCCCCGCCACCGGCCCGAACTCGTCGAAAACCTGCTGCGCCGAGGCGAATTCGACCGGAAGCGCATGCAGCCAGGGCTCCCAGGCCCCGGTGGTGCGGCCCTTGAAGTCCGGCGCCATGTCCTCGACCACCACCGCGTTCACCAAATCCGGGCGGGCCGCGGCCAGACACCAGGAGTGCAGCGCGCCCATCGAATGGCCCACCAGGGTGGCCGGCCGGCCCAGCTCGGCCACCGCCGCTGCCAGGTCCGCGACGAACCGCTCGGTGCTGATCGGGTACGGGTCGGCCACGTCGCGGCCCCGGTGCCACGGCGCGTCGTAGGTGTACACCGCGCCCAACCGGGTCAGCCACGGCAGCTGCCGGGACCATGTGCTGCCGCGTCCCATCAGGCCGTGCACCAGAACCAGCGGGGCGCCGGTGCCACCGCGTGCCGTCAGAAGTTCGGTCCGCATGCCGACATCCTGCCCGTGCCGGACACGGGTAACCTCATGCCATGCCCGTCGTGAAGATCAATGCCATCGAGGTCCCGCCCGACGCAGGCCCGGAACTGGAGAAGCGGTTCGCGCACCGCGCACACGCCGTGGACAACCAGCCCGGCTTTCTCGGCTTCCAGCTGCTGCGCCCGGTGAAGGGCGAGAATCGCTACTTCGTGGTGACCCAGTGGGAGTCCGAGGAGGCGTTCCAGGCCTGGGCCAGCGGGCCGGCCGTCGAAGCGCACGCCGGCCAGCAGAAGAACCCGGTCGCCACCGGAGCGTCGCTGCTGGAATTCGAGGTTGTGTTGGACGTTGCGGGGACCGGCACCCAGTCCTGACGGTGCCGGGGCGGTTCGCCGGATCACGGCACTGATCGGCACCCTCGCCCTGGCCACCGCGGCGCTGGGTGGCTGCGCGCCCAGCAGTACGCCGCCCGCCAATGCGGGCGGCGCTGTCATCAGCACCAACACCCCGCCGGGTGTGCGGGCCAAACAGCTGATGGACATGCTCAACTCGGACTGGCCGATCGGTCCGGTCGGAGTCAAGACCCTCGCCGCGCCTGCCCAGGTCGACGACATCGGCACCACGATGGACATGATGTGGTGGGATCGGCCCTACACCCTGGCCGGCGTGGACATCGGCGCCGGGGCGGCCACCCTGCACGTGGTGACGTCCTACGGTGCACGCCAGGACATCGAGCTGCGCACCGACGACACCACCACCTTGGTCGACCGCATGACGGTGACGAATCAGCCTCTGGCACTGCATAGTTGGGCCGACGTCGATGCGGTGCTGGCGAAGACCGGCGCCCGGTACGCCTACCAGTTGTCGAGAGTCGACAACGGCAGATGCGTGAAGGTGGCCGGCACCAACACCACCGAATCCCTGCCGCTGGCTTCGATTTTCAAGCTGTACGTGCTCTACGCGGTGGCCGATGCCGTCAAGGCGGGCACCGTGCGATGGGACGACCAGCTGACCATCACCACCGAAGGCAAGAAGCTGGGGTCCTCGGGATTCGACAAGCTGCCCCCAGGCGCCCATATCTCGGTGCGGCAGGCGGCCGACAAGATGATCGCCACCAGCGACAACATGGCCACCGATCTGCTGATCGAGCGACTCGGGCCCGGCGCGGTGGAACGTGCGCTGGCCGAGGCCGGACATCACGACCCGGCCAGCATGACACCGTTCCCGACGATGCACGAGATGTTCTCGATCGGCTGGGGTGAACCGGACCTGCGCACGCAATGGCAGCATGCCGACGCCGCCGGCCGGATCGAACTGCTCAAGCAGACCAGCGCCCGTCCGTACGAACCGGATCCGCTGCGCACCCACTCCCCCGCGTCGGCCTACGGCGCCGAGTGGTACGGCAGCGCCGAGGACATCTGCCGGGTGCACGCGGCGCTGCAGACGACCGCCGTGGGGCCGGCCGCGCCGGTACGCGACATCGTGTCGGCCATCCCCGGGATCGACCTGGACCGCGACGAATGGCCCTATATCGCCGCCAAAGCCGGAAACCTGCCAGGAGAGCTCACCTTCAGCTGGTACGCGGTGGACCGCGCCGGCCAAGCCTGGGTGCTGAGCCTGCAGACCAACTGGCCGCGCTTCTACAGTGTCCGGACCGCCGGTTGGCTGATGACGGTGATCAAGCAGATGTGGGCGCTGGCGCACCGCAGTTAGAGCCGGCGCACCGTCCAGGCCTGCCCGCGGAAGTGCATCACGGTGCGGCTCACCGGCCCGATATCGATGCGCCAGAACGACTTCGGCGGCGCATCCAAGGCGGTCAGCACGGCCGCGCGGATCACCGCCGGGTGCGTCACGGCGACCACTCTGGCCGGCCGATCGGGGAGGGTGCCCAGCCAGCTGCGAACCCGGCCGATCAGTTCCACGATCGTCTCGCCGCCGTGCGGCGCCCTGGCCGGATCGGTGAGCCAGACCGCAAGTTCCGCGGGATCGACACCGTCGAGGACCGTGCCCCGCCACCGACCGTGATCCAGGTCGGCCAGCGCCGGCTCGGTTCGGGGCCGTAGACCGAGCAGTTCGGCGGTCCGCAGCGCGCGTTGTTCCGGGCCGCTCAGTGCGATATCGGCCGGACCGACATCGATCGTGGTATCGGTCGCCTGACGCTGCCCCAGGGCGTTGAGCGGTTCGTCGGTGGGGAATCGCCCGGCTGCCATGGCGTCGGTCATGGCATGCGACACCAGGGTCAGCCGGACGATCTCACTCACACCGCGACGGTGCGCTGCGCGCGCTCGCCTTCCAGCAACCGCGAGGCCAACGTCCCGAACACCAGCCCGATGGTGACCCACATGACCACCTGCGTCCCCAACGAGTACAGCCGGAACTGGTACAGGTCTTCCGCGGCGAAACCGGGGAACACGATCGTGCCGTTGGCATCGGTGATCGGTCCGGGCACCTCGTGGATGGCGGGCAGGACGAGGAACACCACCGTCATCGAGACGAGGTAGCCGGCGGCGCCGAACAAGCTGGCATTCCAGGCCCCGAAGCGGGGCGCCAGCCGTCGGCCCAGCACCACCGAGCCGACGAACAGCGCCGCCGAGAGCACCACCACCAACAGGTACAGCAGGGTGCGCTGTTTGATCGTCTCGTCCAGGCTGGTCGCCGGCGGGCTCGGCGGATACTTCAGCGCCGGCACCACCCACAGGGCCACCAGCATGCCGCCCGCAATCAGGGCCGAGGTGGCCCGAGCCGACAGGTTCAGCCGGCCATAGAGCACACAGAACACGACGGCCAACAGGGCGCCCATCGCGACGCTGAACGCCAACACGCCGAAGCCCATACCGATATTCGACTGCACCCCGCGGGTGAACAGTTCGGCACCGTGCTCGTGGCCGCCGTGCGCATGCCCCGCCATGGCCTCATGGGCGGCGCCGGCACCGTCCTCGAAGTCGATGGCGCGGCCGATCACCGGCTCGATGAAGATCTTCGCGAAGACGAAGGCGAGCACACCGGCCAGGGCGCCGGCCAGCAGGCCGCGCCCGATGATGTGTTTTTCCATGGCTCAGTGGCAGGGGAAGCCGAGCAGATGGCGCGCGTCGTGCACGAACTCGTGCACGTAGGTGTTGTTGCCGAACACCGAGGTCGCGCCCTGGTCCATCCCGACGAAGTACAGCACCAGCAGTGCCAGGAAGGCCGTCGCCGTCAGCCACACCACGGCGCGGGCCGCCGAGAGGTCGATCGCGGGAACCCGCGTCTTGGGTGCCTCTGCAGAAGTCATGTCCAGTCCTTTCGGGATCTCGCGTCCCAGTCGCCTAGCTGGTGACGGAGTCGGGTCTGACTTTCACAGTGGCGCGACCGTTCTGGACTTACACCAGATTCCTCGTCCGTCGAGTACAACACGCATAGTAAGCACATCAGCCCTGCTCGGCGCACTCACTACGGGAAATTCGTGCCGGCCGGCGGCAACACCGACTCCTTGAGCACGCAAATACCTGGTCAACGTGGCAAACCTTAGCGTTACCTATGCATTAGTCTCACGCCCGTGACCCAACTCATACGCCGTTTCCGCGTGTGCGCCTTCGCACTTCTGGTCGTCCTGCCTTTCGTCGCCGCACCCACCGCGGCAGCCGATGCTCCGCACATCACCGATATCCAGCATGTCAACGACCGCTGGGACAAGGTCTCGGTGTACTCACCCGCGATGAACAAGGTGATCGTCAACGACGTGTTCAAGGCGCGGTCCTCGGGTGCCCCGACCTTCTACCTACTGCCCGGCATCGACGGCGGCGACAACCTCGACCCCGGTGGCAACTTCGCGCCCGGGTCCAAGTCATGGTTCGGCATGACCGATATCCAGGGCTTCTTCGCCAACAAGAATGTGAACGTGGTGTCCCCGCTGGGTGGTCAGTTCAGCTGGTGGACCAACTGGGTCAACGACGCCGACAAGCAGTACCAGACCTACATGACCTCCGAACTGCCGCCGCTGATCAACAAGCAGTACAACACCAACGGCCGCAACGCCGTCGGCGGCCTGTCCAGCACCGGCGGCACCGCGGTGGACTACGCCGTGCAGGCCCCGGGCCTGTTCCGTGCGGTCGCCTCCTACAGCGGCATGCTCAACCCGTCCGCCGATCCGGGCCAGGTCGGCATCACCCTGATGGGCGGCGGCCTGAGTGCGGACAACATGTGGGGCCCCGGCGGCGGGCCGCTGTGGATCCAGCACGATCCGACGCGCAACGCGGCCGCACTGAAGGGCACCGCCGTCTATGTCGCCGCATCGGGCTCCGGCAATGTCGGCAGCGTGGACCGGCTGCCCGAGGGATTCGGGCCGAACTTCACCGGCGGTCTGATCGAACGCATCGTCGCCGACAGCACCCGGGCCTTCGCCGATGCCGCGAAGGCGGCGGGCGTGCCGGTCACCTACGTGGTCCGGCCCGACGGATCGCACACCTGGGGGCTGTTCGAGTCCGAGATGCAGGAGTCCTGGAACACCACCGTCGGCCCGGCCCTCGGGGTCCGCTGACCCGACACCCGGCAACGACAATGGCCCCCGCCGTGGCGGGGGCCATTCTCGTTGGGTTACTCGGCGGCTGCCGTGGCAGCCAGGTCGGCGTCGGCAGAGGCCCTCGGCTTGCCCGAGAACGTGAACTTGGCGTTCTCGCCCTGGCCTTCGCCGTCCCAGCCCTCGACGTCGACGGTGACCAGCTGACCCGGACCCACCTCGTCGAAGAGGATCTTCTCGCTCAAGGCGTCCTCGATCTCGCGCTGGATGGTGCGGCGCAGCGGCCGGGCACCCAGCACCGGGTCGAATCCGCGCTTGGCCAGCAGGGCCTTGGCGTTGTCGGTCAGCTCCATCGTCATGTCCTTGGCCGCCAGCTGCTTGGACACCCGGCCGACCATGAGGTCGACCATCTGGATGATCTCGTCCTGCGTCAGCTGGTGGAACACGATGATGTCGTCGATGCGGTTGAGGAACTCCGGCCGGAAGTGCTTCTTCAGCTCGTCGTTGACCTTGAGCTTCATCCGCTCGTAGTTGTTCTCGCCGCCTCCCGAGGAGAAGCCCAGCCCCACCGCCTTGGAGATGTCGGAGGTACCCAGGTTCGACGTGAAGATCAGCACGGTGTTCTTGAAGTCGACCGTGCGGCCCTGGCCGTCGGTGAGTCGACCGTCTTCGAGCACCTGCAGCAGGGTGTTGTAGATCTCCTGGTGCGCCTTCTCGATTTCGTCGAACAGCACCACGCTGAACGGCTTGCGACGCACCTTCTCGGTGAGCTGCCCGCCCTCTTCGTAGCCGACGTAGCCCGGAGGGGCACCGAACAGCCGCGACGCGGTGAAGCGGTCGTGGAACTCGCCCATGTCGATCTGGATGAGCGCGTCGTCGTCGCCGAACAGGAACTCCGCCAGCGCCTTGGACAGCTCGGTCTTACCGACACCGGACGGGCCGGCGAAGATGAACGAGCCCGACGGGCGCTTCGGGTCCTTGAGACCGGCGCGGGTCCGGCGGATCGCCTTGGAGACTGCCTTGACCGCGTCGACCTGGCCGATGATCCGCTTGTGCAGCTCGTCTTCCATGCGCAGCAGGCGCGTGGTCTCGGCCTCGGTCAGCTTGAACACCGGGATGCCGGTCCAGTTGCCCAGGACCTCGGCGATCTGCTCGTCGTCGACCTCGGCGACCACGTCGAGATCACCCGAGCGCCACTGCTTCTCACGCTCGGCCCGCTGGGCGACGAGCTGCTTCTCCGAGTCGCGCAGCCGGGCTGCCTTCTCGAAGTCCTGCGCGTCGATCGCGGATTCCTTCTCCCGGCGCGCGTCGGCGATCTTCTCGTCGAACTCGCGCAGGTCCGGCGGCGCGGTCATCCGGCGGATGCGCATGCGCGCGCCCGCCTCGTCGATCAGGTCGATCGCCTTGTCCGGCAGGAACCGGTCGTTGATGTAGCGGTCGGCCAGCGTCGCCGCGGCCACCAGGGCACCGTCGGTGATGGAGACGCGGTGGTGCGCCTCGTACCGGTCGCGCAGACCCTTGAGGATCTCGATGGTGTGCTCGACTGTCGGCTCACCCACCTGGACGGGCTGGAAGCGGCGCTCCAGGGCGGCGTCCTTCTCGATGTACTTGCGGTACTCGTCGAGGGTGGTGGCACCGATGGTCTGCAGCTCACCGCGGGCCAGCTTCGGCTTCAGGATGCTGGCCGCGTCGATCGCGCCCTCGGCCGCACCGGCACCCACGAGGGTGTGCAGCTCGTCGATGAACAGGATGATGTCGCCGCGGGTGTTGATCTCCTTGAGCACCTTCTTCAGGCGCTCCTCGAAATCGCCGCGGTAGCGGCTGCCGGCGACCAGCGAACCGAGGTCAAGCGTGTAGAGCTGCTTGTCCTTGAGCGTCTCGGGGACCTCGCCGTGCACGATGGCCTGTGCCAGGCCCTCCACGACGGCAGTCTTGCCGACACCGGGCTCACCGATCAGCACCGGGTTGTTCTTGGTGCGGCGGCTCAGCACCTGCATGACCCGCTCGATTTCCTTCTCGCGGCCGATGACCGGATCGAGCTTGCCCTCCATCGCGGCGGCGGTCAGGTTGCGGCCGAACTGGTCGAGCACCAGCGAGGTGGACGGGTTGCCCGACTCGCCACCCCGGCCTCCGGTGCCCGCCTCGGCGGCTTCCTTGCCCTGGTAGCCGCTCAGCAGCTGGATGACCTGCTGACGCACCCGGGTCAGTTCGGCGCCGAGCTTCACCAGCACCTGCGCGGCGACACCCTCGCCCTCGCGGATCAGGCCGAGCAGGATGTGCTCGGTGCCGATGTAGTTGTGGCCCAGCTGCAGCGCCTCACGCAGGGACAGCTCCAGCACCTTCTTGGCGCGCGGGGTGAACGGGATGTGCCCGGACGGTGCCTGCTGGCCCTGTCCGATGATCTCCTCGACCTGGCTGCGCACCCCTTCCAGGGAAATGCCCAGCGACTCCAGCGACTTGGCCGCGACGCCTTCACCCTCGTGGATGAGGCCCAGGAGGATGTGCTCGGTGCCGATGTAGTTGTGGTTGAGCATCCGGGCTTCTTCCTGCGCCAGGACGACGACCCTGCGGGCACGGTCGGTAAATCTCTCAAACATCGGTGGCTACCTGCTCTTCCTGCTGGGGCCTTATCTACGAGGGGCGCGGCTTGCGCTGCTCGACACATGGCGCCTGCCGTCCACTCTAATGGGCGGTGCCGACGGGTGCGTTGCCTTGGTTGTGCTTGGAGCAGAACGCCGGCGGCTCACATCCGTAGTGCACATCTGTAACGCGCAGGGAGTACCCAGCGTTTCCTGCGCGATATCGATTTCGGTTCGCCGGTAGCGAAAGAGTTTCCGCGCGGGCGGCGCCGAGGGCGACCGGGATCGGGATCGGCCCGCGAACCGCCCGGCAACGACCCGTTAGGTTGCCGCGTGGAAGGCGTCGATGACTTCGGCGGGGATGCGGCCGCGGGTCGACACATTGTGGCCGTTGCGGCGTGCCCACTCCCGGATGGCGGCGCTCTGTTCGCGGTCGATCGCGGCGCGACCGCGGCCCGACCCGGCCGAACGGCCGCGACGCCGGCCGCCGACGCGCCGGCCGGCCTCCACCCACTGCTTGAGGTCGTTACGAAGCTTGGCGGCGTTCTTCGAAGAAAGGTCGATCTCGTAGCTCACGCCGTCGAGAGCGAATTCAACGGTCTCATCCGCAGCCGCTTCGCCGTCGAAATCGTCGACCAACGTGACGGTTACTTTCTTCGCCATTAGCTCACACTGACCCTTCTGTGGCCGCCGTGGTTGTATCCCGAACCCCAAACCAATATTTGCATAGGATCGGAATTCATTCAACAACGCCGGCAAGGCCGAGATCAGTTACCTTGTCTACGCACAATCAGTTACCGTGCCGCCGCACAATGGGGAACAAAACAGTCTCCCGAATCGACAGCCCCGTCAATGCCATCAACAGCCGGTCAATACCCATTCCGGTGCCCGTTGTGGGCGGCATCGCATACTCCAGCGCAGCGAGAAAATCCTCGTCCAGACGCATTGCCTCGTCATCGCCGGCGGCCGCCGCACGGGCCTGGTCCTCGAACCGTGCGCGCTGGATCACCGGGTCGATGAGTTCGGAATAACCCGTGGCCAATTCGAATTTACGGACATACAGGTCCCATTTCTCCGTGACGCCGGGAATGCTGCGGTGAGCACGGGTCAGGGGGGTCGTCTCGACCGGGAAATCCCGCACGAACGTGGGGGCCCACAGGTGGTCGCCCACAGTGTGCTCCCACAGTTCCTCGACCAGTTTCCCGTGCCCGTAGCCGCGATCGGTCGGTATCTCCAGCCCGAGCCGATCGGCAATTGCGCGCAAGGTCTCGACACCGGTTTCCGGTGTGATCTCCTCCCCCAGCGCCTCCGACAGCGATGGATACATTTGCAGTGACGGCCATTCACCGTCCAGGTCGTACGTACTGCCGTCCGGCAGCGGTACCTGCCTGGTGCCGATCGCCTCGTCGGCTACCTCCTGAACAATTTCGCGGGTGACCCGGGCCGAATCGTCGTAGGTGCCATAAGCCTGATATGTCTCCAACATCGCGAATTCGGGCGAATGCGTGGAATCCGCGCCCTCGTTCCGAAAGTTGCGATTCAGCTCGAAGACCTTCTCGAAACCGCCGACCAGACAACGCTTGAGGAACAACTCCGGGGCGATACGCAGGTACAGATCGGCATCGAGGGCATTCGAGTGGGTGACGAAAGGCCGGGCCGCCGCGCCGCCGGGCAGCGTCTGCAACATGGGCGTCTCGACCTCGAGGAAACCCCGGCGCTCCAACGCGGACCGGACCGCACGCACCACCGCAATGCGCTGCCGCGCGATGGTGCGCGCCTCCGGACGGACGATCAGGTCGACGTAGCGCTGCCGGACCCGGCTCTCCTCGCTCATCTCCTTGTGAGCCACCGGCAGCGGTCGCAGCGCCTTGGAAACGATTTGCCAGGAATCGGCAAGCACAGACAATTCACCGCGCCGTGAGCTGATCACCTGGCCGTGCACGAAGACGATGTCGCCGAGATCGACGTCGGCCTTCCAGGCGTCCAGCGAATCCTGCCCCACCTCGGCCAGGCTGATCATCGCCTGCAGCTGGGTGCCGTCACCGTCCTGCAGCGTGGCGAAGCACAGCTTGCCCGAGTTTCGCGCGAAGACGACCCGCGCGGCCACCCCGACGATATCGCCGGTCTGGGTGTCGACCTCCAGGTCCGGGTAGGCCGAGCGCAGCTCGGCCAGCGAGTGGGTGCGGGCCACCTGCACCGGGTACGGATCACGCCCCTCGGCGAGCAGGCGCTCCCGCTTGGCCTGGCGAATGCGGTACTGCTCCGGAATGTCGTCGGAGTCGGCCGAGTTCGCGGCGGGCTGGGCGGACGCATCAGAAGAACTCACGACGTGCCAGCTTAAATGAACACGTGAACCCGCCGCCGCACGCTGCCTTCGCCGCCCTGGCCGGTGA harbors:
- a CDS encoding alpha/beta hydrolase, which gives rise to MTQLIRRFRVCAFALLVVLPFVAAPTAAADAPHITDIQHVNDRWDKVSVYSPAMNKVIVNDVFKARSSGAPTFYLLPGIDGGDNLDPGGNFAPGSKSWFGMTDIQGFFANKNVNVVSPLGGQFSWWTNWVNDADKQYQTYMTSELPPLINKQYNTNGRNAVGGLSSTGGTAVDYAVQAPGLFRAVASYSGMLNPSADPGQVGITLMGGGLSADNMWGPGGGPLWIQHDPTRNAAALKGTAVYVAASGSGNVGSVDRLPEGFGPNFTGGLIERIVADSTRAFADAAKAAGVPVTYVVRPDGSHTWGLFESEMQESWNTTVGPALGVR
- a CDS encoding CbtB domain-containing protein yields the protein MTSAEAPKTRVPAIDLSAARAVVWLTATAFLALLVLYFVGMDQGATSVFGNNTYVHEFVHDARHLLGFPCH
- the lsr2 gene encoding histone-like nucleoid-structuring protein Lsr2 — translated: MAKKVTVTLVDDFDGEAAADETVEFALDGVSYEIDLSSKNAAKLRNDLKQWVEAGRRVGGRRRGRSAGSGRGRAAIDREQSAAIREWARRNGHNVSTRGRIPAEVIDAFHAAT
- a CDS encoding alpha/beta fold hydrolase encodes the protein MRTELLTARGGTGAPLVLVHGLMGRGSTWSRQLPWLTRLGAVYTYDAPWHRGRDVADPYPISTERFVADLAAAVAELGRPATLVGHSMGALHSWCLAAARPDLVNAVVVEDMAPDFKGRTTGAWEPWLHALPVEFASAQQVFDEFGPVAGQYFLDAFDRTETGWRLHGHPARWIEIAGQWGLRDYWEQWQAVRVPTLLIEAGGTVAPPGQMERMAETGYRTTYVRVPGAGHLIHDDAPVEYRAAVEAFLATFAQHA
- a CDS encoding GlxA family transcriptional regulator; this encodes MIKSVSAMVLDGLAIFEFGVICEVFGIDRSADGVPNFDFKICGPVAGQPVRTSVGAQVTPDHDFSALVGADLVAVPAVSTQYGPYPEVALEALRAAAAAGSIILTVCSGAFVVGAAGLLDGRPCTTHWMHADELAMMYPTARVDRNVLFVDDGNLITSAGTAAGIDACLHLVRRELGSEVTNKIARRMVVPPQRDGGQRQYIDQPIPIRCSEGFAPQLDWILANLKEPHTVATLAARASMSARTFARRFVEETGTTPMQWVTDQRVLYARRLLEETDLDIDRVADRSGFGTATLLRHHFRRVIGVTPSDYRRRFARAS
- the clpC1 gene encoding ATP-dependent protease ATP-binding subunit ClpC; the protein is MFERFTDRARRVVVLAQEEARMLNHNYIGTEHILLGLIHEGEGVAAKSLESLGISLEGVRSQVEEIIGQGQQAPSGHIPFTPRAKKVLELSLREALQLGHNYIGTEHILLGLIREGEGVAAQVLVKLGAELTRVRQQVIQLLSGYQGKEAAEAGTGGRGGESGNPSTSLVLDQFGRNLTAAAMEGKLDPVIGREKEIERVMQVLSRRTKNNPVLIGEPGVGKTAVVEGLAQAIVHGEVPETLKDKQLYTLDLGSLVAGSRYRGDFEERLKKVLKEINTRGDIILFIDELHTLVGAGAAEGAIDAASILKPKLARGELQTIGATTLDEYRKYIEKDAALERRFQPVQVGEPTVEHTIEILKGLRDRYEAHHRVSITDGALVAAATLADRYINDRFLPDKAIDLIDEAGARMRIRRMTAPPDLREFDEKIADARREKESAIDAQDFEKAARLRDSEKQLVAQRAEREKQWRSGDLDVVAEVDDEQIAEVLGNWTGIPVFKLTEAETTRLLRMEDELHKRIIGQVDAVKAVSKAIRRTRAGLKDPKRPSGSFIFAGPSGVGKTELSKALAEFLFGDDDALIQIDMGEFHDRFTASRLFGAPPGYVGYEEGGQLTEKVRRKPFSVVLFDEIEKAHQEIYNTLLQVLEDGRLTDGQGRTVDFKNTVLIFTSNLGTSDISKAVGLGFSSGGGENNYERMKLKVNDELKKHFRPEFLNRIDDIIVFHQLTQDEIIQMVDLMVGRVSKQLAAKDMTMELTDNAKALLAKRGFDPVLGARPLRRTIQREIEDALSEKILFDEVGPGQLVTVDVEGWDGEGQGENAKFTFSGKPRASADADLAATAAAE
- a CDS encoding histidine phosphatase family protein; the protein is MSEIVRLTLVSHAMTDAMAAGRFPTDEPLNALGQRQATDTTIDVGPADIALSGPEQRALRTAELLGLRPRTEPALADLDHGRWRGTVLDGVDPAELAVWLTDPARAPHGGETIVELIGRVRSWLGTLPDRPARVVAVTHPAVIRAAVLTALDAPPKSFWRIDIGPVSRTVMHFRGQAWTVRRL
- the mhuD gene encoding mycobilin-forming heme oxygenase MhuD; the protein is MPVVKINAIEVPPDAGPELEKRFAHRAHAVDNQPGFLGFQLLRPVKGENRYFVVTQWESEEAFQAWASGPAVEAHAGQQKNPVATGASLLEFEVVLDVAGTGTQS
- a CDS encoding serine hydrolase, which encodes MRGPAPSPDGAGAVRRITALIGTLALATAALGGCAPSSTPPANAGGAVISTNTPPGVRAKQLMDMLNSDWPIGPVGVKTLAAPAQVDDIGTTMDMMWWDRPYTLAGVDIGAGAATLHVVTSYGARQDIELRTDDTTTLVDRMTVTNQPLALHSWADVDAVLAKTGARYAYQLSRVDNGRCVKVAGTNTTESLPLASIFKLYVLYAVADAVKAGTVRWDDQLTITTEGKKLGSSGFDKLPPGAHISVRQAADKMIATSDNMATDLLIERLGPGAVERALAEAGHHDPASMTPFPTMHEMFSIGWGEPDLRTQWQHADAAGRIELLKQTSARPYEPDPLRTHSPASAYGAEWYGSAEDICRVHAALQTTAVGPAAPVRDIVSAIPGIDLDRDEWPYIAAKAGNLPGELTFSWYAVDRAGQAWVLSLQTNWPRFYSVRTAGWLMTVIKQMWALAHRS
- the lysS gene encoding lysine--tRNA ligase codes for the protein MSSSDASAQPAANSADSDDIPEQYRIRQAKRERLLAEGRDPYPVQVARTHSLAELRSAYPDLEVDTQTGDIVGVAARVVFARNSGKLCFATLQDGDGTQLQAMISLAEVGQDSLDAWKADVDLGDIVFVHGQVISSRRGELSVLADSWQIVSKALRPLPVAHKEMSEESRVRQRYVDLIVRPEARTIARQRIAVVRAVRSALERRGFLEVETPMLQTLPGGAAARPFVTHSNALDADLYLRIAPELFLKRCLVGGFEKVFELNRNFRNEGADSTHSPEFAMLETYQAYGTYDDSARVTREIVQEVADEAIGTRQVPLPDGSTYDLDGEWPSLQMYPSLSEALGEEITPETGVETLRAIADRLGLEIPTDRGYGHGKLVEELWEHTVGDHLWAPTFVRDFPVETTPLTRAHRSIPGVTEKWDLYVRKFELATGYSELIDPVIQRARFEDQARAAAAGDDEAMRLDEDFLAALEYAMPPTTGTGMGIDRLLMALTGLSIRETVLFPIVRRHGN
- a CDS encoding CbtA family protein, encoding MEKHIIGRGLLAGALAGVLAFVFAKIFIEPVIGRAIDFEDGAGAAHEAMAGHAHGGHEHGAELFTRGVQSNIGMGFGVLAFSVAMGALLAVVFCVLYGRLNLSARATSALIAGGMLVALWVVPALKYPPSPPATSLDETIKQRTLLYLLVVVLSAALFVGSVVLGRRLAPRFGAWNASLFGAAGYLVSMTVVFLVLPAIHEVPGPITDANGTIVFPGFAAEDLYQFRLYSLGTQVVMWVTIGLVFGTLASRLLEGERAQRTVAV